The DNA segment ACAAGTCTCTGCGCGAGAGAAGAGCCATATACCTCTTCAATTCCATCCAATTCCTTAAATCTCTCACAAGGCCGGGGAGGTGCCCCCCCGGGGTATTATCCCTCAGGGGACGACGCCAGTTCAATTCATCATAATCTTTCCATTTATTTAACCATCGTCTGTTATCTCTCCAGCCTACAGTATCACCAAATTTTCTCCAGATTTTTTCGGGGTCAAATGTCATCGTACCACCCAACTTTTGATAAATTTCCTTTTGAACGCTAAAGCCAAATTTACCGTTACTAAATTTCAGCCACAAAC comes from the Geitlerinema sp. PCC 9228 genome and includes:
- a CDS encoding GUN4 domain-containing protein; protein product: TPIEKQLGDILDNMLVVAVKKRYQSAGEVLRDLQPAVELRSAVGYDYTKLRDLLANQKWKAADEETAKAMFTVAGRDDFLRVEDIDHFPEDLRTIDRLWLKFSNGKFGFSVQKEIYQKLGGTMTFDPEKIWRKFGDTVGWRDNRRWLNKWKDYDELNWRRPLRDNTPGGHLPGLVRDLRNWMELKRYMALLSRRDL